The genomic DNA TCGGCCTGATCGCGCACGATGCCTCGAAGCCCGGGCGACCTGCCGGTTGCCGGCTGACGGTGCACGCGACGCCGGAATGGTCCCGCCGACACCTCGAGGCCGCGCGCGAGGCGGTCGTCGCCGAACTTCTCGAGGCGGCCGAGGACGTTCTCGGTACCGGGCTCCGGCCGTCGCACGCGGAGGCGCATCGCTGGCGCTACGCCCAGGTCGAGACGGCGCTCCAGAAGCCCTGCCTGTACGATCCGGACCTGCGCGTCGGCGCGGCCGGGGATTGGTGCCTCGGAGCCCGGATCGAGGCGGCCTACGACAGCGGCGAGGCGCTGGCCCGGGGCCTCATGGCCGATCTGGGCTGCCCCGCGTGATTCCGCCGATCGCCTTTCACCCGGCCTACGAGGCGCCGCTCCCGTCCGGCCACCGCTTCCCGATGCGCAAGTACGGTCTGCTCGCCGAGACGCTGGTCGCCAAGGGCCTGGCACCCCTGGGCTTCGTCACGCCGGAGCCGGCCAGCGCGGACATCCTGCTGCGCGCGCACGATCCCGCCTACGTGGACGCGGTGCTCGCCTGCGATGTCGGCCGCGAGATCGAACGAGCCATCGGCCTGCCGGTCGACGCCGCCCTGGTCCGTCGCTCGCGCGCGTCGGTGGGCGGCACACTCCTGGCCGGGCGCCTCGCCCTCGCGGAAGGGCTGGCGGGCAGCGCCGCCGGCGGCAGCCACCACGCGCGGCGCCAGCAGGGCGCCGGCTTCTGCGTGCTGAACGATGTCGCGGTGGCGGCCCGCACCCTCCAGGCCGAAGGTCTGGTCCGGCGCGTCCTCGTGGTGGATCTGGACGTGCATCAGGGCGATGGGACCGCGGATTGCCTCGCGCTCAGTCCCGACCTGTTCACGCTCTCGATCCATTGCGAGAACAATTATCCCGCCCAGAAGATCGCCGGCGACCTCGACATCGGTCTGCCCGACCGGCTCGACGATGCCGGCTACCTCGATGTCCTGCGCGCCCGACTGCCGCCGCTCCTCGACGCGTTCGCGCCGGATCTCGTCTTCTACAATGCGGGCGTCGATCCCCATCGCGACGACCGCCTCGGCCGTCTCTGCCTCACCGATGACGGCCTGCTCGCCCGCGATCGGTTCGTCGTGGCCCAGGCTCGTGCCCGCGGGATCGCCCTCGCCGCGGTGATCGGCGGCGGTTACACGCACGATGTCGATGCCCTGGCGC from Methylobacterium radiotolerans JCM 2831 includes the following:
- a CDS encoding histone deacetylase; its protein translation is MIPPIAFHPAYEAPLPSGHRFPMRKYGLLAETLVAKGLAPLGFVTPEPASADILLRAHDPAYVDAVLACDVGREIERAIGLPVDAALVRRSRASVGGTLLAGRLALAEGLAGSAAGGSHHARRQQGAGFCVLNDVAVAARTLQAEGLVRRVLVVDLDVHQGDGTADCLALSPDLFTLSIHCENNYPAQKIAGDLDIGLPDRLDDAGYLDVLRARLPPLLDAFAPDLVFYNAGVDPHRDDRLGRLCLTDDGLLARDRFVVAQARARGIALAAVIGGGYTHDVDALARRHALVFEALAAEAAAESTVG